The Pirellulimonas nuda genome includes a region encoding these proteins:
- the flhB gene encoding flagellar biosynthesis protein FlhB, with protein sequence MAESNGEKSFDATPHRRQQAREKGQVVQSQDLASALMLLASAALLLSFGGRLAEYLAALLENQLAAAPTLTASPEHFQGQGVAVVIGLGTSLLPILALLALAGVLVNLLQTGPLLTPERLAPDFSRLSPLKGFGRIFSLQGVMRLGFGMIKVVIVVAVAAAVLWGEQTRILEAGSMEFAPLAAFLCRITVTTLLWVGFALSILALFDFAFQKWKHEQDLKMTHQELREEMKNMQGDPQVAARRRQVHRQMVLSRVGSAVPKADVVVTNPTELAIAIQYDPETMAAPIVVAKGAGELAKRIRRLALENNVPVVERKPLARLLYKEVDINHPVPDGSYAAVAEVLAYVYQLKGKKPPRPRAA encoded by the coding sequence TCGAACGGCGAAAAGTCCTTCGACGCAACGCCCCACCGCCGCCAGCAGGCGCGTGAGAAGGGGCAGGTTGTGCAGAGCCAAGACCTCGCTTCGGCGCTCATGCTGTTGGCGAGCGCGGCGCTGCTGCTCAGCTTCGGCGGCCGCCTGGCCGAATACCTGGCGGCGCTGCTGGAGAACCAACTTGCCGCGGCGCCGACGCTGACGGCCAGCCCGGAGCACTTTCAGGGGCAAGGCGTCGCCGTCGTGATCGGCCTCGGGACGTCGCTCTTGCCGATCCTCGCCCTGCTGGCGCTGGCCGGCGTGCTGGTGAACCTGCTGCAGACCGGCCCCCTGCTGACGCCCGAACGCCTGGCCCCCGACTTCAGCCGGCTCAGCCCGCTCAAAGGCTTCGGCCGCATCTTTTCGCTCCAAGGGGTCATGCGGCTCGGCTTCGGCATGATCAAGGTAGTGATCGTGGTCGCCGTCGCCGCGGCCGTGCTGTGGGGAGAACAGACGCGGATCCTCGAGGCGGGCAGCATGGAGTTCGCGCCGCTGGCCGCGTTCTTGTGCCGGATTACGGTCACCACGCTGCTGTGGGTGGGGTTTGCGTTGTCGATCTTGGCGTTGTTCGACTTCGCCTTCCAGAAATGGAAGCACGAGCAGGACCTCAAGATGACGCATCAAGAGCTGCGGGAAGAGATGAAGAACATGCAGGGCGACCCGCAGGTGGCCGCCCGCCGCCGGCAGGTGCACCGGCAGATGGTGCTGAGCCGGGTCGGCTCGGCGGTGCCCAAGGCAGACGTGGTCGTCACGAACCCGACCGAACTAGCGATCGCCATCCAGTACGACCCAGAGACGATGGCGGCCCCGATCGTCGTCGCCAAGGGCGCCGGCGAGCTGGCCAAACGCATCCGCCGCCTCGCTTTGGAAAACAACGTGCCGGTGGTGGAACGCAAGCCGCTGGCGAGGCTGCTGTACAAGGAGGTCGACATCAACCACCCGGTCCCGGACGGCAGCTACGCCGCGGTTGCCGAAGTGCTGGCGTACGTCTACCAGCTCAAGGGCAAGAAACCCCCACGCCCACGGGCGGCGTAA